In Campylobacter sp. VBCF_01 NA2, one DNA window encodes the following:
- the hemH gene encoding ferrochelatase: protein MKKALILLNMGGPNSLDEVSVFLKNMFCDPNILGVKSKILRKILASLITKMRVKEARQNYEKLGGKSPIAGLTKRLCDKINLYQNEFVCDFAMNYTAPFARDVLAKYAKFDEILLFPLYPHFSQTTVKSSIDDAKKALVDLEISNFKIVDIFYKSEIYNQILLNLIKEKIKNLSADEISRTSLVFSAHSLPVKIIAAGDPYEVQVNEHVKILSEILQKSGIKFKDISLAYQSRLGPVKWLEPNLNEHLANLQNKRALIFPISFCIDNSETKFELDMYFRNVAKELKFSYFEVCECPNFGDEFASFIITHAQKTQG, encoded by the coding sequence GTGAAAAAAGCCTTAATTCTCCTAAATATGGGCGGTCCAAATAGCCTAGACGAGGTTAGCGTATTTTTAAAAAATATGTTTTGCGATCCAAATATTTTGGGGGTCAAAAGCAAAATTTTGCGCAAAATTTTAGCCAGTTTGATTACTAAAATGCGCGTTAAAGAAGCACGCCAAAACTACGAAAAACTTGGCGGAAAATCCCCTATCGCTGGGCTTACAAAGCGACTTTGCGATAAGATAAATTTATACCAAAATGAGTTTGTTTGCGATTTTGCTATGAATTACACTGCCCCTTTTGCTCGTGATGTTTTGGCAAAATATGCGAAATTTGATGAAATTTTACTTTTTCCACTTTATCCGCATTTTTCGCAAACGACGGTGAAATCGAGCATTGACGACGCTAAAAAAGCCTTAGTGGATTTAGAAATTTCAAATTTTAAAATAGTTGATATTTTTTATAAAAGCGAAATTTACAACCAAATCCTGCTAAATTTAATCAAAGAAAAAATCAAAAATTTAAGTGCTGATGAAATTTCGCGCACAAGCTTAGTTTTCTCGGCTCACTCACTGCCTGTAAAAATCATCGCCGCTGGCGATCCTTACGAGGTGCAGGTTAATGAGCATGTTAAAATTCTAAGTGAAATTTTGCAAAAATCTGGCATAAAATTTAAAGATATTTCGCTCGCCTATCAATCCCGCCTAGGCCCCGTAAAATGGCTAGAACCAAACCTAAACGAGCATTTGGCAAATTTGCAAAATAAGCGCGCGCTGATTTTTCCGATTTCGTTTTGCATAGATAATTCTGAGACGAAATTTGAGCTTGATATGTATTTTAGAAATGTGGCAAAAGAGCTTAAATTTAGCTATTTTGAGGTTTGTGAGTGTCCGAATTTTGGCGATGAGTTCGCATCATTTATCATAACTCACGCCCAAAAAACCCAGGGCTAA
- a CDS encoding peptidoglycan D,D-transpeptidase FtsI family protein, giving the protein MILRDKNSNIGICVLAAVLGFLMCVFVWMMFYSASSDRRLPRLDINETNSAIRGSIITKDKYVVSNSTKLYKVSIDSRSLDPHKLDLFVKLYCIYTGDSEKWVKKTIQSSKGTTVLSYKIDAKTAVHLKELAYKLNLKKFFVAFETASGRVNPPVRMSVSESGEKRTYNIQNSLTPLLGYINKKEVSGITKVVGIKGVEKYYEYYLTPLKDEFITGPRDLKGNIILEKSTKKTNKIDGYNVHLSVPLALQRDVERLIDKASLAYDAKEIVVGIMNSKTGKILSLATNARYNPENITKQDVKNLNSTASEYAYEVGSIMKPIIFSIAYEGNLVKPTEIINTHNGAYKLGSRTIRDTHPAKSMSGEEIIVHSSNIGMIKIAERMSGQMIYDGLLNFGMAQKTGIDLPYEQIGNIPSVRSLEGKVYKATISYGYGAQMTFLQMLSAYGVFNNGGVWISPRLVENLEMNGKIYPVNESETRTVLSPQTADVMREILIKVVEGGTGRKGRTSGIEVGGKTGTARIAKGGGYSSAYNSSFFGFANDAHTSYTIGVLVREPKKGSYYAAQNALPVFKSIVDLLVEKGFLTPSGDSDKINHVDIKDLNEIKD; this is encoded by the coding sequence ATGATTTTACGGGATAAAAACTCAAATATCGGTATTTGCGTGCTTGCGGCTGTGCTGGGATTTTTGATGTGCGTGTTTGTGTGGATGATGTTTTACTCTGCTAGTAGCGATCGCAGGCTTCCACGCCTTGACATAAACGAAACAAACAGCGCAATCAGGGGCTCAATCATCACCAAAGACAAATATGTCGTCTCAAACTCGACCAAACTCTACAAAGTCAGCATAGACTCTCGCTCTCTTGATCCGCACAAGCTCGATTTGTTTGTCAAACTCTACTGCATTTACACAGGCGATAGCGAAAAATGGGTCAAAAAAACAATCCAAAGCTCAAAGGGCACCACGGTTTTATCCTATAAAATCGACGCCAAAACAGCCGTGCATTTAAAAGAGTTAGCCTACAAGCTAAATTTAAAGAAATTTTTCGTAGCCTTTGAGACGGCTAGCGGGCGTGTAAATCCGCCAGTGCGCATGAGCGTAAGCGAAAGTGGCGAAAAGCGCACTTACAATATCCAAAACTCCCTAACCCCGCTTTTAGGCTATATCAACAAAAAAGAGGTTTCAGGGATTACCAAAGTAGTCGGCATTAAGGGCGTGGAGAAATACTATGAGTATTATCTAACCCCGCTAAAAGATGAGTTTATCACGGGCCCAAGGGATCTAAAAGGCAATATTATCCTAGAAAAAAGCACCAAAAAAACAAACAAAATCGACGGATATAATGTCCATTTAAGCGTGCCTTTGGCGCTACAAAGAGATGTTGAAAGGCTAATTGATAAAGCTAGCTTAGCTTACGATGCCAAAGAGATAGTCGTAGGCATAATGAACTCAAAAACAGGCAAAATTCTCTCCCTTGCCACAAACGCTAGATATAATCCCGAAAATATCACAAAACAAGATGTGAAAAATCTAAATTCGACCGCTAGCGAGTATGCTTACGAGGTCGGCTCGATTATGAAGCCGATAATTTTCTCAATCGCTTATGAGGGAAATTTAGTCAAACCAACCGAGATTATAAACACCCATAATGGCGCATACAAGCTAGGTTCGCGCACTATCCGCGACACTCACCCAGCAAAGTCAATGAGTGGCGAGGAAATCATCGTGCATTCATCAAATATCGGTATGATTAAAATCGCCGAGCGTATGAGTGGGCAGATGATTTATGACGGGCTTTTAAATTTCGGTATGGCGCAAAAAACCGGTATTGATTTGCCTTACGAGCAGATTGGAAATATCCCTAGCGTGCGAAGTTTGGAAGGCAAGGTTTATAAAGCTACGATTAGTTATGGTTATGGCGCGCAGATGACATTTTTGCAGATGTTGAGCGCGTATGGAGTTTTTAATAACGGCGGAGTTTGGATTAGTCCAAGACTGGTCGAAAATTTAGAAATGAACGGTAAAATTTACCCTGTAAATGAGAGTGAAACACGCACCGTGCTAAGCCCGCAAACAGCAGATGTTATGAGAGAAATTTTGATTAAGGTAGTCGAAGGCGGCACAGGGCGCAAGGGGCGCACGAGCGGTATCGAAGTAGGGGGCAAAACAGGCACCGCTAGAATTGCCAAAGGCGGCGGATATTCTAGCGCGTATAATAGCTCGTTTTTTGGTTTTGCGAACGACGCTCACACTAGCTACACCATAGGCGTGCTAGTTAGAGAGCCTAAAAAAGGCAGTTATTACGCGGCGCAAAACGCCTTACCTGTGTTTAAAAGCATAGTTGATTTGCTAGTTGAAAAAGGATTTTTAACCCCTAGTGGCGATAGCGACAAGATAAATCATGTAGATATTAAAGATTTAAATGAAATCAAAGATTAA
- the maf gene encoding septum formation inhibitor Maf, whose protein sequence is MIYLVSSSPTRAQILREAGIKFEQISFEFDENVGDIADAKTYAYRVASAKKSQFLAKNKNAKNLLFCDSSVLVGGKILGKAKDIGHARAMLNAQSDAISEVYTAMIFVGEGFEISTLLVASYKFAKFSEADLEAYLKSGDWRGKAGAMSIEGFNKKYIQSFRGDTSTAMGLNVEILKRYLDGKNFI, encoded by the coding sequence TTGATTTATTTGGTTTCATCTTCGCCGACAAGGGCGCAGATTTTGCGGGAGGCTGGGATAAAATTTGAGCAAATCAGCTTTGAATTTGACGAAAATGTAGGCGACATAGCCGATGCCAAAACATACGCTTACCGCGTGGCAAGTGCGAAAAAATCGCAGTTTTTAGCCAAAAACAAAAATGCAAAAAATTTGCTTTTTTGCGATAGCTCGGTTTTGGTAGGTGGCAAAATTTTAGGCAAAGCAAAGGACATTGGCCACGCAAGAGCTATGCTAAACGCCCAATCTGACGCTATTAGCGAGGTTTATACGGCGATGATTTTTGTGGGCGAGGGTTTTGAGATAAGCACGCTTTTGGTGGCTAGTTACAAATTCGCCAAATTTAGCGAGGCAGATTTAGAAGCGTATCTAAAAAGTGGCGATTGGCGTGGCAAAGCGGGGGCTATGAGTATCGAGGGGTTTAACAAAAAATATATCCAAAGCTTTCGTGGCGATACTAGCACCGCTATGGGTTTAAATGTGGAAATTTTAAAAAGGTATTTAGATGGTAAGAATTTTATTTAG
- a CDS encoding Gfo/Idh/MocA family protein: MKKKIAIIGLGELGAKHFKELRRSDYFDLVALYDKEKTEDFGPRYPLYNDLSKMFESAKPDAVVIATPPATHKEIILKCIPFTKNIFVESPLAGNLAEAREINYSISINGAKLGVGYAGRYNPVIISLCRELAKDEKIYSINFVDGFSSESANCLQNALIRDLDLIALLSKSEISSQNICKNGDSNGIGVAFRTKSMSNCTILLSNLYPLKRHGVEICTNSGVYFGDLESLNLFKVTNDGRINQRVDRDDYALRYQHKAFLNLIENSKFEGIATPDEAIKLRELIS; encoded by the coding sequence ATGAAGAAAAAAATAGCCATAATAGGCTTAGGGGAGCTTGGCGCAAAACATTTCAAAGAGCTTAGAAGAAGCGATTATTTCGATTTGGTCGCGCTTTATGACAAAGAAAAAACCGAGGATTTTGGCCCTAGATATCCACTTTATAATGATTTATCAAAAATGTTCGAAAGTGCCAAACCAGACGCTGTGGTCATCGCTACACCGCCTGCGACGCACAAAGAAATCATTTTAAAATGCATACCTTTTACCAAAAATATCTTTGTAGAATCCCCGCTCGCTGGGAATTTAGCTGAGGCTAGGGAGATAAATTACTCTATTTCGATTAACGGCGCGAAGCTTGGCGTGGGATATGCTGGGCGCTATAATCCTGTCATAATCTCGCTGTGTAGGGAGCTGGCTAAGGACGAGAAAATTTATTCGATAAATTTCGTAGATGGATTTAGCTCTGAGAGTGCAAACTGCTTGCAAAATGCGCTGATTAGGGATTTAGATTTGATTGCCCTGCTTAGCAAATCTGAAATTTCATCACAAAATATCTGCAAAAACGGCGATTCTAACGGCATCGGCGTCGCATTTCGCACAAAGTCGATGAGTAATTGCACGATTTTGCTATCAAATTTATATCCGCTCAAACGCCACGGCGTGGAGATTTGCACGAATTCTGGCGTTTATTTTGGCGATTTAGAATCGCTAAATTTATTTAAAGTTACAAATGATGGACGGATAAATCAGCGTGTAGATCGCGATGATTACGCGCTTAGATACCAGCACAAAGCGTTTTTAAATTTAATCGAAAATTCTAAATTCGAGGGAATTGCGACCCCTGATGAAGCAATCAAACTAAGAGAGTTAATCTCGTGA
- the aat gene encoding leucyl/phenylalanyl-tRNA--protein transferase: protein MSKFYTFPNPKTAPDFAPLASGGDLSAECLLSAYTQGIFPWFCETEPILWWSPNPRAILEPNCVRVQKSIKPYLKRYEVKFDQNFARFITLCKQTRQNSDDGTWISDEIVEAYVNLANLGVAHSVEVYEEGVLIGGLYGLILGKVFCGESMLSLKTGASKVALITLCRVLEKFDFLIDCQIMNEHLRFMGAQDMPRGEFLAKFQILQNLPSGFEKFKDLEKLI from the coding sequence ATGTCGAAATTCTACACCTTCCCAAACCCAAAAACCGCGCCAGATTTCGCCCCGCTAGCTAGCGGGGGAGATTTGAGCGCAGAGTGTTTGCTAAGCGCATACACGCAAGGGATTTTCCCGTGGTTTTGTGAGACAGAGCCGATTTTATGGTGGTCGCCAAACCCGCGCGCCATACTGGAACCAAACTGTGTGCGTGTGCAAAAATCGATAAAGCCATATTTAAAACGATATGAAGTAAAATTCGACCAAAATTTTGCTAGATTTATCACCCTTTGCAAACAAACCCGCCAAAACTCAGATGATGGGACTTGGATAAGCGATGAGATTGTAGAGGCGTATGTAAATTTAGCAAATTTAGGCGTCGCTCACAGCGTGGAAGTCTATGAAGAAGGCGTTTTAATTGGCGGATTATACGGGCTGATTTTGGGCAAGGTGTTTTGTGGCGAGAGTATGCTTAGCCTAAAAACAGGCGCGTCGAAGGTCGCTTTAATCACGCTTTGTAGGGTTTTAGAAAAATTTGACTTTTTGATTGATTGTCAGATTATGAACGAGCATTTGCGCTTTATGGGGGCGCAAGATATGCCAAGGGGCGAATTTTTAGCCAAATTTCAAATTTTGCAAAACTTGCCAAGCGGATTTGAAAAATTTAAAGATTTAGAAAAGTTGATATGA
- a CDS encoding transglycosylase domain-containing protein, producing the protein MVRILFSFITVCFFAGCGVFMYFYTQIRLESNSIIDYHPELTTKIYDRNGNLLANIFNEQNRLYTRFDEIPGRMVEALVAIEDTAFFEHQGINTEAIFRAIVKDIKAMKFVEGASTITQQLVKNLVLSSEKKIDRKIKEMILSLKIENTLSKEEILERYFNEVYFGHGYYGVKTAALGYFKKDLADLSIKEIAILVGLPKAPSQYDPTKHLDLALSRANNVIYRMHELGWINKTEYEIAMAEEPFVYDETLTQNVAPYAVDEIVKEAERLLPDVRTGGYRIETSLDLKAQEMAQEALIFGYNEILKRNKDANASNVNGAIIVTHPQNGEIIALVGGVDYAKSNFNRASQSRRQTGSSFKPFIYQIALDSGYSTMTEVPDIAREFDDGSNKSWKPKNYDSTYSGYITIKEALQRSRNLASINLMQSIGIERTIRKLNEYGFKNVPPALSVAIGSYGISPLEYSTMYSMFPGLGISTKSKFITAITDNNGTTHYIEPERRRILRPEQAYLMTTLMKNIVQRGTGTRARVQGIEIAGKTGTSNDSIDAWFCGFTPDLQIIVWYGNDDYKPMRKVEGGGRTAAPVFAKFLENYLKEYPQAKRNFSVPSGVFTRRYGAGDEYYTKISPLPRRVEANEEDGLMF; encoded by the coding sequence ATGGTAAGAATTTTATTTAGTTTTATTACGGTTTGTTTTTTCGCAGGGTGCGGTGTGTTTATGTATTTTTATACGCAAATTCGCCTAGAATCGAACTCTATTATTGATTATCACCCGGAGCTAACGACCAAAATTTACGATCGCAACGGCAACTTGCTTGCCAATATTTTTAACGAACAAAACCGCCTTTATACTAGATTTGACGAAATTCCAGGCCGTATGGTCGAAGCCCTAGTAGCTATTGAGGATACCGCATTTTTCGAGCATCAGGGCATTAATACAGAGGCTATTTTTCGCGCAATCGTAAAAGATATAAAAGCGATGAAATTTGTCGAGGGAGCTTCCACTATCACGCAACAACTTGTCAAAAATTTGGTTTTATCCAGCGAAAAAAAGATAGATAGAAAAATCAAAGAGATGATTTTATCGCTAAAAATCGAAAACACCCTAAGTAAAGAGGAAATTTTAGAAAGATATTTTAACGAAGTGTATTTCGGGCACGGGTATTACGGCGTCAAAACTGCCGCGCTTGGGTATTTTAAAAAGGATTTAGCCGACCTTAGTATCAAAGAAATCGCCATATTGGTGGGTTTGCCAAAAGCCCCTAGCCAGTATGACCCTACCAAGCACCTAGATTTGGCACTTTCTCGCGCAAACAATGTAATTTATCGTATGCACGAGCTTGGCTGGATAAACAAAACCGAGTATGAAATCGCAATGGCAGAAGAGCCATTTGTCTATGATGAAACCCTAACTCAAAATGTCGCCCCATACGCAGTCGATGAAATCGTAAAAGAAGCCGAGAGACTGCTACCAGATGTGCGCACAGGCGGATATAGAATCGAAACAAGCCTTGATTTAAAGGCGCAAGAAATGGCGCAAGAGGCGCTGATTTTTGGCTACAACGAAATTTTAAAACGCAACAAAGACGCAAATGCTAGCAATGTAAATGGTGCAATTATCGTTACGCACCCGCAAAATGGCGAAATTATCGCGCTCGTAGGCGGTGTGGATTATGCCAAATCAAATTTCAACCGCGCTAGCCAAAGCAGACGCCAAACGGGGTCAAGCTTCAAGCCATTTATCTACCAAATCGCCCTAGATAGCGGGTATTCGACGATGACAGAGGTCCCTGATATCGCGCGCGAATTTGACGATGGAAGCAACAAAAGCTGGAAACCGAAAAACTACGATAGCACATACAGCGGCTATATCACGATAAAAGAGGCTTTGCAACGCTCTCGCAACCTCGCTTCGATAAATTTAATGCAATCAATCGGCATTGAGCGCACGATTCGCAAACTAAATGAATATGGGTTTAAAAATGTCCCGCCAGCGCTATCTGTGGCGATCGGAAGTTACGGCATTTCTCCACTTGAATACTCGACTATGTATTCGATGTTTCCTGGTCTTGGCATTAGCACGAAGTCTAAATTTATCACCGCAATCACCGATAATAACGGCACTACGCACTATATCGAGCCTGAGCGCAGACGCATTTTGCGCCCAGAACAGGCGTATTTGATGACGACGCTGATGAAAAACATCGTCCAGCGAGGAACTGGCACCAGAGCGCGCGTGCAAGGCATCGAGATTGCTGGCAAAACAGGCACTTCAAACGATAGCATTGATGCGTGGTTTTGCGGATTTACGCCTGATTTGCAAATCATTGTTTGGTATGGAAACGACGATTATAAGCCTATGCGCAAGGTCGAGGGTGGCGGTAGAACTGCCGCGCCTGTGTTTGCGAAATTTTTGGAAAATTATCTTAAAGAATACCCGCAAGCTAAGCGAAATTTCAGCGTCCCAAGTGGAGTATTTACCCGCAGATACGGCGCTGGCGATGAATATTACACCAAAATTTCCCCACTTCCAAGAAGGGTTGAAGCAAACGAAGAAGACGGGTTGATGTTTTAG
- the alaS gene encoding alanine--tRNA ligase, translating into MDIRKAYLDFFASKGHEVMPSSPLVPDDDSLLFTNAGMVPFKSIFTGAVPRPTPPIRTSCQTCIRAGGKHNDLDNVGYTARHHTFFEMLGNFSFGEYFKTDAIAYAWEFVTEILKLPKDKLYVTVHDSDDEAFEIWSRHIAKERIYRFGDHDNFWAMGDTGPCGPCSEIFYDQGSEHFHSDEDYMGGDGDRFLEIWNLVFMQYERSADGKLSPLPKPSIDTGMGLERVTAIKEGKFSNYDSSLFMPLIGAVERLCGKKYEYETGASYRVIADHIRSVTFLLAQGTNFDREGRGYVLRRILRRAVRHGYLLGIKEPFMYKLVDDVCASMGSHYTYLNEKKEAVKELVKLEEERFFATLANGIELFNEELAKTSGNVFSGDVAFKLYDTYGFPLDLTADMLREKNLKVDEAKFDELMAEQKRRAKASWKGSGDKAQAKGDFAQLIEKFGKNEFVGYSCRESEGRILALLDENFKICDSLEPGHTGWVMLDITPFYATSGGQCADTGTIEKSEVIDTQKFFDLNLSQIKVKSLLKTGDLVKCVVSAGKRAMIARHHSATHLLHAALREVLGEHIAQAGSLVEANRLRFDFSHPKAMSSEELAKVEQIVNRWISAGAQNKTEILDIDEAKKSGAIALFGEKYGAKVRVVSFGDVSKELCGGTHVENISEIGAFLISKESGVSAGVRRIEAICSQEVLNFTLNLRSQINEIEAEFKGANPLDGIKKLKDEIKGLKEKLKHAGDQKSLPCQEISGVKLCVAVVENGEIKTMIDEFKNANEKAAILLMQVGENDKITVAAGAKNAPIKAGEWVKMTAQILGGNGGGRDDFATAGGKDTSMVSSALAEALEFAKGKLG; encoded by the coding sequence ATGGATATTAGAAAAGCTTATTTAGACTTTTTTGCGTCAAAAGGACACGAGGTTATGCCAAGCTCACCGCTTGTGCCAGATGATGATAGTTTATTATTCACAAATGCCGGTATGGTGCCGTTTAAGAGCATTTTTACAGGTGCGGTGCCACGCCCAACTCCGCCGATTCGCACTAGTTGCCAAACCTGCATTAGAGCAGGTGGCAAACACAACGACTTAGATAATGTCGGCTACACAGCGCGCCACCACACATTTTTTGAAATGCTTGGAAATTTCAGTTTCGGCGAGTATTTCAAAACAGACGCGATAGCCTACGCATGGGAGTTTGTAACAGAAATTTTAAAACTTCCAAAAGACAAACTTTATGTTACCGTCCATGATAGCGATGACGAGGCGTTTGAAATTTGGTCGCGCCATATTGCAAAAGAGCGAATTTATCGCTTCGGCGATCACGATAATTTCTGGGCTATGGGCGATACTGGGCCATGTGGGCCATGTAGCGAGATTTTTTACGATCAAGGAAGCGAGCATTTCCATAGCGATGAGGATTATATGGGCGGAGACGGCGATCGTTTCTTAGAAATTTGGAATTTAGTCTTTATGCAATACGAGCGAAGCGCAGACGGCAAACTCTCGCCACTTCCAAAACCATCAATCGACACAGGCATGGGTTTAGAGCGCGTAACAGCGATAAAAGAGGGCAAATTTAGCAATTACGACAGCTCGCTATTTATGCCATTAATCGGCGCAGTAGAAAGGCTATGTGGCAAAAAATACGAGTATGAAACTGGCGCGAGCTACCGCGTCATCGCAGATCATATCCGCTCGGTTACATTTTTGCTAGCCCAAGGCACGAATTTTGATAGAGAGGGCAGAGGCTATGTGCTTAGAAGGATTTTGCGCAGGGCGGTTAGACACGGATATTTGTTAGGCATAAAAGAGCCATTTATGTATAAGCTAGTCGATGATGTTTGCGCTAGTATGGGCTCTCACTATACATATCTAAACGAGAAAAAAGAAGCTGTAAAAGAGCTAGTAAAACTCGAAGAAGAGCGATTTTTCGCCACTTTGGCAAACGGAATCGAGCTATTTAACGAAGAATTAGCCAAAACCTCAGGCAATGTTTTCTCTGGCGATGTCGCATTTAAGCTCTATGATACCTATGGATTTCCGCTCGATCTCACAGCCGATATGCTAAGAGAGAAAAATCTTAAAGTCGATGAGGCTAAATTTGATGAGCTAATGGCGGAACAAAAACGCAGAGCCAAAGCCAGCTGGAAGGGCTCTGGCGACAAGGCTCAGGCTAAGGGCGATTTTGCGCAACTTATAGAAAAATTTGGCAAAAATGAGTTTGTGGGGTATTCATGCCGAGAGAGCGAGGGTCGAATTTTAGCCCTTTTGGACGAGAATTTTAAAATTTGCGATAGTTTAGAGCCAGGGCACACTGGCTGGGTAATGCTAGATATCACGCCATTTTACGCTACAAGTGGCGGTCAGTGCGCAGATACCGGCACTATCGAAAAAAGCGAGGTTATCGACACGCAAAAATTCTTTGATTTAAATTTATCTCAAATCAAAGTAAAAAGCCTGCTTAAAACCGGCGATCTCGTAAAATGCGTGGTTAGCGCTGGCAAAAGAGCGATGATAGCGCGTCATCACAGCGCGACACACCTGCTTCACGCTGCGCTAAGAGAGGTTTTGGGCGAACATATCGCGCAGGCTGGATCGCTTGTAGAGGCAAACAGACTTAGATTTGACTTTTCGCACCCAAAAGCGATGAGTAGCGAAGAACTTGCCAAAGTCGAGCAAATAGTAAATCGCTGGATTAGCGCGGGCGCACAGAATAAAACCGAAATTTTAGATATAGATGAGGCCAAAAAATCAGGCGCGATTGCGCTTTTTGGCGAAAAATACGGCGCGAAAGTGCGTGTGGTAAGCTTTGGCGATGTAAGCAAGGAGCTTTGCGGCGGCACCCATGTCGAAAACATAAGCGAAATCGGCGCGTTTTTAATCTCAAAAGAGAGTGGCGTAAGTGCTGGCGTGCGCAGAATCGAGGCGATTTGTTCGCAAGAAGTGCTAAATTTCACGCTAAATTTAAGATCGCAAATTAACGAAATCGAAGCTGAATTTAAAGGCGCAAATCCACTCGATGGCATTAAAAAGCTAAAAGATGAAATCAAAGGCTTAAAAGAAAAATTAAAACACGCAGGCGACCAAAAATCTCTGCCTTGCCAAGAAATCTCAGGCGTGAAGCTTTGCGTAGCAGTGGTAGAAAACGGCGAAATTAAAACCATGATTGATGAGTTTAAAAACGCGAACGAAAAGGCTGCGATTTTGCTAATGCAAGTGGGCGAAAACGATAAAATCACAGTCGCAGCCGGAGCGAAAAACGCCCCAATCAAGGCTGGCGAGTGGGTTAAAATGACAGCTCAAATTTTAGGCGGTAACGGCGGCGGACGCGATGATTTCGCTACTGCTGGCGGAAAAGATACTAGCATGGTTTCTAGCGCGCTAGCTGAGGCATTAGAATTTGCAAAAGGTAAGCTAGGTTGA
- a CDS encoding nucleotide sugar dehydrogenase, producing MKIGIIGLGYVGLPLAAAFSAKHSVVGFDIMKSRIDELNGGHDKTLELEDEKLATALKNGLKFTCDINDLKDCNFYVVCVPTPVDKFNRPDITPLIKASQSVGSVLKKGDIVVYESTVYPGATEEDCVPVLERTSGLKFNEDFFCGYSPERINPGDKIHTVTKIKKIVSGSNGRTLDIVDETYSSILENGTFRAKSIKVAEAAKVIENTQRDINIGFINELAILFNKLGIDTNDVIDAAATKWNFLSFRPGLVGGHCIGIDPYYLAQKATEVGYHPQIILASRRINDNMGKYVATQVVQMMIKFDKKIKHSKILILGLTFKENCPDIRNTRVIDMIDELKNFGCAVSVYDPWASKDDAKRYYDIELIEKPNLGEFDCVVIAVAHNQFKEFDYSGSLVYDVKNIYEGAQGRL from the coding sequence ATGAAAATAGGAATTATCGGACTTGGTTATGTGGGGCTTCCCCTAGCAGCGGCATTTAGCGCAAAACACAGCGTAGTGGGCTTTGATATAATGAAATCTCGCATAGACGAGCTAAACGGGGGCCATGATAAGACCCTAGAATTAGAAGATGAGAAACTTGCCACAGCGCTAAAAAATGGACTTAAATTTACCTGCGATATAAATGATTTAAAAGATTGCAACTTTTATGTCGTTTGCGTCCCAACGCCTGTGGATAAATTCAACCGCCCAGATATCACGCCACTAATCAAAGCTAGCCAGAGTGTGGGCTCGGTGCTTAAAAAGGGCGATATCGTAGTGTATGAAAGCACGGTCTATCCAGGAGCAACAGAGGAGGACTGTGTGCCTGTTTTAGAGCGCACTAGTGGGCTTAAATTTAACGAGGATTTTTTCTGCGGATACTCGCCAGAGCGCATAAATCCGGGCGATAAAATTCACACTGTAACAAAAATCAAAAAAATCGTCTCAGGTAGCAATGGGCGCACCCTCGATATCGTCGATGAAACATACTCTTCTATCCTAGAAAACGGCACTTTTCGCGCCAAAAGTATCAAGGTAGCAGAAGCTGCCAAAGTCATCGAAAATACACAGCGCGACATAAATATCGGCTTTATCAACGAGCTTGCGATTTTGTTTAACAAACTAGGAATAGATACCAATGATGTCATCGACGCAGCCGCGACGAAATGGAATTTCCTAAGCTTCCGCCCAGGGCTTGTGGGAGGGCATTGTATCGGCATAGATCCATACTACCTAGCCCAAAAAGCCACAGAGGTGGGCTATCACCCGCAAATCATACTCGCAAGTCGCCGTATCAACGACAATATGGGCAAATATGTCGCCACGCAGGTCGTGCAGATGATGATAAAATTTGACAAAAAAATCAAACATAGCAAAATTTTGATTTTAGGTCTTACCTTTAAAGAAAACTGCCCAGACATACGCAATACGCGCGTTATTGATATGATTGATGAGCTTAAAAATTTCGGTTGCGCGGTCAGTGTGTATGATCCATGGGCGAGCAAGGATGACGCGAAACGCTACTACGATATCGAGCTAATCGAAAAGCCAAATTTAGGCGAATTTGATTGCGTTGTAATCGCTGTGGCGCACAATCAATTTAAAGAATTCGACTACTCTGGCTCACTAGTGTATGATGTGAAAAATATCTACGAAGGCGCGCAAGGCAGGCTATAA